The Miscanthus floridulus cultivar M001 chromosome 17, ASM1932011v1, whole genome shotgun sequence genome has a window encoding:
- the LOC136518333 gene encoding nuclear envelope-associated protein 2-like isoform X1 produces MSVSEKVVPASSVSSSSDLDPLLKDLTEKKLSFRRNVVSLAAELKDVRNKLASQEQLFVRESQTRKVAETKARSMEEEVSKLQKCLQDKDEQLCSSTSSMEQYLHELDDLRTQLSFTQATAEASAASAKSAQMQCLSLLKELNEKDISLKEHELRVNKLGEQLDLLQKDLQARELSQMQLKDEVIRIETDIMDAVAKAGSRSDKDNELLKILSDVSPRNVKNLNNLLNAKDTEIARLREEIRILSAHWTNKTKELESQLEKHRRTDQELKKRVLKLEFCLQESQSQMRKLKRMGEKRDKALKELMDQVAMKQPNSMCHGNKENFWESQGFKFIASMSMLALVILAKR; encoded by the exons ATGTCTGTCTCGGAGAAGGTGGTGCCAGCATCATCAGTTTCTTCGTCGTCAGATTTGGATCCGCTGTTGAAGGATCTTACGGAGAAGAAGTTGAGCTTTAGGAGGAACGTGGTATCATTGGCTGCCGAGCTCAAGGATGTGAGGAACAAGCTTGCTTCCCAGGAGCAGCTGTTTGTAAGGGAATCTCAAACTAGAAAG GTTGCAGAGACAAAAGCAAGGAGCATGGAAGAGGAAGTAAGCAAGCTGCAGAAATGCTTGCAGGACAAGGATGAGCAACTGTGTTCATCCACAAGTAGCATGGAACAG TACCTCCATGAGTTGGATGATCTTAGAACACAACTGTCATTTACTCAAGCTACAGCAGAAGCAAGTGCTGCATCAGCCAAGTCAGCTCAGATGCAGTGCTTATCGTTGCTGAAAGAGCTGAATGAGAAGGACATCTCGCTCAAAGAGCACGAACTTCGAGTGAACAAGCTTGGTGAGCAGCTTGATCTTCTCCAGAAGGATCTGCAGGCAAGGGAGCTCTCACAAATGCAACTTAAAGATGAAGTTATAAGAATTGAGACCGACATCATGGACGCAGTTGCCAAAGCTGGGTCTAGGTCTGACAAAGATAATGAGCTGTTAAAGATCTTATCTGATGTTTCACCAAGGAATGTCAAGAACCTCAACAACCTTTTGAATGCTAAGGATACAGAAATTGCGAGGTTGAGAGAGGAAATCAGAATATTGTCTGCTCACTGGACGAACAAAACCAAGGAACTTGAATCACAG TTAGAAAAGCACCGGAGAACTGATCAGGAGCTGAAGAAGAGGGTTCTGAAGCTTGAATTTTGCCTTCAAGAATCTCAGTCTCAGATGCGAAAATTAAAGAGG ATGGGGGAGAAAAGAGACAAGGCTCTCAAGGAGCTCATGGACCAGGTGGCCATGAAGCAGCCCAACAGTATGTGCCATGGCAACAAGGAGAATTTTTGGGAGAGCCAGGGATTCAAGTTCATTGCCTCTATGTCGATGCTGGCACTAGTGATCCTCGCAAAGCGATGA
- the LOC136518333 gene encoding nuclear envelope-associated protein 2-like isoform X2: MEEEVSKLQKCLQDKDEQLCSSTSSMEQYLHELDDLRTQLSFTQATAEASAASAKSAQMQCLSLLKELNEKDISLKEHELRVNKLGEQLDLLQKDLQARELSQMQLKDEVIRIETDIMDAVAKAGSRSDKDNELLKILSDVSPRNVKNLNNLLNAKDTEIARLREEIRILSAHWTNKTKELESQLEKHRRTDQELKKRVLKLEFCLQESQSQMRKLKRMGEKRDKALKELMDQVAMKQPNSMCHGNKENFWESQGFKFIASMSMLALVILAKR; this comes from the exons ATGGAAGAGGAAGTAAGCAAGCTGCAGAAATGCTTGCAGGACAAGGATGAGCAACTGTGTTCATCCACAAGTAGCATGGAACAG TACCTCCATGAGTTGGATGATCTTAGAACACAACTGTCATTTACTCAAGCTACAGCAGAAGCAAGTGCTGCATCAGCCAAGTCAGCTCAGATGCAGTGCTTATCGTTGCTGAAAGAGCTGAATGAGAAGGACATCTCGCTCAAAGAGCACGAACTTCGAGTGAACAAGCTTGGTGAGCAGCTTGATCTTCTCCAGAAGGATCTGCAGGCAAGGGAGCTCTCACAAATGCAACTTAAAGATGAAGTTATAAGAATTGAGACCGACATCATGGACGCAGTTGCCAAAGCTGGGTCTAGGTCTGACAAAGATAATGAGCTGTTAAAGATCTTATCTGATGTTTCACCAAGGAATGTCAAGAACCTCAACAACCTTTTGAATGCTAAGGATACAGAAATTGCGAGGTTGAGAGAGGAAATCAGAATATTGTCTGCTCACTGGACGAACAAAACCAAGGAACTTGAATCACAG TTAGAAAAGCACCGGAGAACTGATCAGGAGCTGAAGAAGAGGGTTCTGAAGCTTGAATTTTGCCTTCAAGAATCTCAGTCTCAGATGCGAAAATTAAAGAGG ATGGGGGAGAAAAGAGACAAGGCTCTCAAGGAGCTCATGGACCAGGTGGCCATGAAGCAGCCCAACAGTATGTGCCATGGCAACAAGGAGAATTTTTGGGAGAGCCAGGGATTCAAGTTCATTGCCTCTATGTCGATGCTGGCACTAGTGATCCTCGCAAAGCGATGA
- the LOC136516533 gene encoding uncharacterized protein: MEERRLRRSPPVEARRRAREQPWCQEVAGRATAECAAVCCCFPFAVVELVVLAAVGVPAALCRRALRARARCRRASRTAAAKKKEMMGMDSVSKGELQQRHERLKNLQFVPLSAASFQR, encoded by the coding sequence ATGGAGGAGCGTCGGCTGCGTCGGTCCCCACCCGTGGAAGCGCGGCGGAGGGCGCGGGAGCAGCcgtggtgccaggaggtggcggGCAGGGCGACGGCCGAGTGCGCCGCAGTGTGCTGCTGCTTCCCCTTTGCGGTGGTGGAGCTCGTCGTGCTCGCGGCCGTGGGCGTGCCCGCCGCACTGTGCCGCCGCGCGCTCCGTGCCCGGGCGAGATGCAGGCGCGCCTCCCGCACTGCCGCggccaagaagaaggagatgatgGGGATGGACAGTGTGAGCAAAGGGGAGCTGCAGCAGCGGCACGAGCGGCTCAAGAACCTCCAGTTCGTGCCCCTCTCGGCAGCGTCCTTCCAGCGGTAG